Part of the Natrinema salinisoli genome is shown below.
GGGCGGTGTAGGCACAACTGGTCCTTCCTACAATTACTTGTTAAATACTTTATATACCTTATCTGTAATGCCCGGTTGTCACCATTTCGCGGCGGGTTCAAGAGTGGGATGTAGTTGGTAGAGAAACCGGAATGATGCAACCGGCAACCCGAGACATATGTTGGATTGGGTATGTATAACAGCGGTTAGGGCATCAAGGTGTACGATACTCGCCGATCAGGTACAAAGTACCAGACTGAACTAATTGACAAAGCCCTCGATCCACTTCTCAATCGATATTAGCGATGAACTCATCTAATGTGTCGGTAAGTTCATCGATTGATTCGCCCTCCTGCTTAGCCGAGTAGCGCACAATGATCACGTCCTTTTGATCTGTATTCCGGGCGGTGTCGACTTGTTTGACACCCCTCCAGATTCCTGTGACTTCAACGATTCCGTGTTCTTCGTGATCGTACGTCTCCTCTCGTTCAACGATGCGATCCGACTCGGGGCCGGGGCGGTCAACCGAGTCATCCATGTGAGTTAGTCCTTCTATGAAACCGGCCGGGGGCGTTTGGCTGCTATACTCCTTACTGGAATAAGTATTGACAAAATTTTTACTATTATTCGAGTGATAGAGTATCGAATCGTTTTCCTCGTGTTATCTCGTCCTGATGATGGTCAAACTGGATGATATCATCAGCTTCTAATTCGGGCAGTTCGACGTGATGTAGTTCGTAGACGAGGGTGACGTAACCCTCAGTGCTAAGGGATTCATCGCCCCGAAGAATTGGGGTAGTGTCTATCGTTTTCTCCTCTACGAGTGCCAAAACCACCCGCTCCTTTTGCTTTCGAAGAGTTGTTACCAACTGCTCGCTATGCTCAGATGACTGTTCACTTACTGTCATTCTCCATTCCTCTCCCGAAGTTCGTTCTGGTATTTTCGAGGTTCCTCTCTCGGACGATGTGACATCGAAATCGTCTGGACGTGTTCGGACTAAAGGGGTGCAGACTACGCATTCCCCTCAGGGCTGACCTCGACTGTTCCTTCGCCGAATACGGTCACATCAAACCCTTCATAGGAGAATGAGAGACAGCCGTTTCTCTGGCGTGCGTTGCCTGTCGGGGAGAATAGGTCATTGAGCGCACTTGTATTGACCACCGAATGGAGAGGCGTCAGTTCCTCCGGTTCTGTATTGCTGACCCCAGCTACCGCGGCAACTACTGCTAGACTTGGCTGATCACGACTGCTGTCGTACTCCGCTCGAAAGGTGTCCTCGTCCACGTCAAACTCAACGTTGTCCATTGAGGACACGATCTCGACGGCTCCGATCGCATTTTGGGAGGATTGCATCACCAGAATAGAGGGGCTCTACGGGTTTGACGCTGGATTTTACTCGCGCAACATCCTTTTATATACGTAGATAATCGTCACTCGTCAGATGTTATCAGGGTACTCGCTACGAGCCGTCGAAGACCGCGGTGCAACCGTGATGAAACCGCTTGTCTGCTGATTTCGAGTTCGTCGGCGAGATCATCTTGTGTGGCACCCCGCGGTGAGTCGAAGTAACCTCGGGAGTACGCCAGTACTAGTGCACTGCGTTGTCCCTCTGTCAGATCATACTCTCGATCCGACTTGAGTGTTGAGAGAGCGTGGAGTTGAGTAAGTTCGATTGGAATGTCGTTATCTTGGCAATATGTTTGAAAGTCCGATATTTCCTGTTGCTCATCTGCACGGATTTCGAATGTCCACTGTTCATTATTTCCAATGCCTGAGATAAGATTGACATCAGTATTGACAACCGCCGTGAGAACGCTCTCATGGGCGAGGTTCCAGTCAATCCGAACAAACATCTGTTCCTCCTCCACTTCATCAATTACCTTCACCTGATCAATCCCGAGATCGTTACTCAGGTCTGTTGTAAGTTTGGCGGTGTCATCGGCATGAATCCAGAAGTAGGGGATAACAGCCTCACTCGTTGGGACAACCCGATCCAGTTCGATCGTGGAGTCAGGTAATTGCTCAAAAACAGCACTTAGTGGGAAGTCGGATTGATCGATAGTGAACGAGGCTTCAATGGTCATAGATTCGATTAGCGGTGCTCCCTTTTGAGTTAGTCGCTGATGTGAGAAGTGCTACACAGAAAATGTTCTTTGATGAGACGCTGTTACAAGGCCTATGCCTGAAATAGAGCTTGATGGGGTCGATCGAGCAATTCTCCATGAACTCCAAGAAGATGCACGAAGGACGACTGCCGAAGAGATGGGCGAGGCAGCAGGCGTCGCTGCCAGTACCGTCCGGAACCGGATCGAGAATTTAGAGAAATCGGGGGTGATTCAAGGGTACCATCCCCACATCGACTATGAAGCAGCGAATTACCAACTCCATCTGTTCATCATTTGTCGGGCTCCACCGGCCGAGCGTGCGGAACTCGCTGAAGAGGCTTTAGAGATAGTTGGAACAGTTACTGTCCGGGAGATGATGACTGGGTCAAATAACCTTCATATTGAGGCTATCGCTGAGGATTCAGCTGCAGTCGATACTGTTGCTGAGAAAATTGATGATCTCGGTCTCGAAATTGTGAGTACCGAGGTTGTGAAGGATGAGAAAGTCCAACCTTTCAATCATTTCGGCCCTGCACCCAGTACCGGCGAAGACGGGGAGTAGCTTCCCTCCAGATACAGATGCTGCTCTAAGCCGTGTCTCGTTGAACTGCTAAAACCGCTCCTACTTCTGCGATTTCCTGTGAAATTCCCAGTCCTAAGGACAGCGGATCCCCCAATGTCCTTGTCCATTCGAGCCGTTATTCCCTATGTGACTACGGAATCCCCAAATGAAGGCAGTGAGATGGCTTCCCGGGTAGACAGCCTGTCACTCGACACAATCTTTACTCTACTCTCTCACGATCGCCGTCGCGCAGTCCTCGATTTGCTCCTCACTCACGACCGGGCACTGACCCTCTCCGATCTCCGGAACGAGGTTGTCGAATGGGAGGAGAATGAGGAAATCACGGAGATTCCCGGCGAAAAGGTGAAGCAAGTTCACGCGGATCTCCATCACGTCCACATTCCAAAACTGGCTGAGGCAGGAGTTGTCATCTACGATATTGACCGGAATGTCGTGGAGCCAACAGAGGAACTCAGCCAGATGGAGCCTTTCCTTGTTCAATTGTCGGCGGTTTCTCACTGACATCTCTCACTTGATCGGGGTATCCGCGACCCCGGCGACCGCGGACACAACTGACCGAATCTATTGCGAGAGATAGTCTGCTATCGACACTATTATATTTTCATTCAGTTCCGATAAATCCGTTTCTCCGATCTCATTGGAGTGTTTAACGCATCCGAGTAGAGAAACGATTTAGTAATATCGACAGCAAGTCCTCCTACTATATTGAACGTGTATTTCGCGAGCAGTTCTAGATTAAGAAATCGTGCTGCGGTTTCATGCTAATCTGAGATACTAGTACGTGACACCATTCATACTCGGTCAGTCTGTGAACAGTTACAAGTCCAGAGCTGGCAGCCAGATCGGGGATATAGTTAAGCCCGATCATCTGGAACGGTCTGTTGACAGGTGATCTGACAGATGTCCCTGGCCA
Proteins encoded:
- a CDS encoding Lrp/AsnC family transcriptional regulator; this encodes MPEIELDGVDRAILHELQEDARRTTAEEMGEAAGVAASTVRNRIENLEKSGVIQGYHPHIDYEAANYQLHLFIICRAPPAERAELAEEALEIVGTVTVREMMTGSNNLHIEAIAEDSAAVDTVAEKIDDLGLEIVSTEVVKDEKVQPFNHFGPAPSTGEDGE
- a CDS encoding DUF7344 domain-containing protein, with the translated sequence MTTESPNEGSEMASRVDSLSLDTIFTLLSHDRRRAVLDLLLTHDRALTLSDLRNEVVEWEENEEITEIPGEKVKQVHADLHHVHIPKLAEAGVVIYDIDRNVVEPTEELSQMEPFLVQLSAVSH
- a CDS encoding helix-turn-helix domain-containing protein; the protein is MTIEASFTIDQSDFPLSAVFEQLPDSTIELDRVVPTSEAVIPYFWIHADDTAKLTTDLSNDLGIDQVKVIDEVEEEQMFVRIDWNLAHESVLTAVVNTDVNLISGIGNNEQWTFEIRADEQQEISDFQTYCQDNDIPIELTQLHALSTLKSDREYDLTEGQRSALVLAYSRGYFDSPRGATQDDLADELEISRQAVSSRLHRGLRRLVASTLITSDE
- a CDS encoding HalOD1 output domain-containing protein, which gives rise to MQSSQNAIGAVEIVSSMDNVEFDVDEDTFRAEYDSSRDQPSLAVVAAVAGVSNTEPEELTPLHSVVNTSALNDLFSPTGNARQRNGCLSFSYEGFDVTVFGEGTVEVSPEGNA